A genome region from Festucalex cinctus isolate MCC-2025b chromosome 17, RoL_Fcin_1.0, whole genome shotgun sequence includes the following:
- the LOC144004476 gene encoding uncharacterized protein LOC144004476, translated as MYARATPKCEEAFGVKEENEQHLQLLDDVCEEPRVVLHIADISEHVCPEQQELEHPHTKNKEEDEEVPHFKEEEEKQSPSIKKEDPEHLCIKEEREDPPYIKEEEEKDIHMLPSTGVPLMIEDDASEQSRWAEPPSGSSCQQMTTEGEGDDCGGSQADGLLAPLSESDDAMSHNLHDDYEDEEEEESEGDMKCHTDNKFWKCSQCRKTYAHKSGLKEHMRRHTGEKPFACSVCGQRFSRKGTLKIHTRIHTGEKPYVCSVCGHRFFEKRDLKVHTRTHTGEKPYACSVCGQRFSRKGTLKIHTRAHTGEKPYTCSVCGQRFSCKGTLKRHTRTHTGDKPFNCSVCGENFAHKGSLKRHTRTHTGEKPFACLVCCQRFSDKGNLKIHTRTHTGEKPYACTVCGQRFSQKGNVLNHTRTHTGEKPYACTVCGQRFSCKGTLKRHTRAHTGDKPFNCSVCGENFAQKGTLKRHTRTHTGEKPYVCSLCGQRFSKKIQVKRHKCAGEECSNQET; from the coding sequence ACATCAGTGAACATGTTTGTCCTGAGCAGCAGGAGTTAGAGCACCCACACACTAAAAacaaagaggaggatgaagaggtCCCCCACtttaaagaggaagaagagaagcAGTCTCCTTCCATTAAAAAAGAGGACCCAGAGCACCTTTGCATAAAAGAGGAGAGAGAAGACCCTCCCTacatcaaagaggaggaggagaaggataTCCATATGTTGCCATCAACTGGTGTCCCTTTGATGATTGAAGATGATGCAAGTGAGCAGAGTAGATGGGCGGAACCTCCAAGTGGCAGCTCATGTCAACAAATGACAACTGAAGGTGAAGGAGACGACTGTGGAGGATCACAAGCAGATGGCCTACTAGCTCCATTATCAGAAAGTGACGACGCTATGTCACACAATCTTCATGACGAttatgaggatgaggaggaggaggaatctGAAGGTGATATGAAATGTCACACTGACAACAAATtctggaaatgttctcagtgtagGAAAACATATGCTCATAAGTCAGGTTTGAAGGAACAcatgagaagacacactggtgagaaaccttttgcctgctcagtttgtgggcaaAGATTCTCCCGCAAGGGaaccttaaaaatacacacaagaatccacactggtgagaaaccttacgtctgttcagtttgtggtcaTAGATTTTTTGAGAAGAGAGACTTAAAAgtgcacacaagaacccacacaggTGAGAAACCTTATGCCTGCTCAGTCTGTGGTCAAAGATTCTCCCGAAAGGGaaccttaaaaatacacacaagagcccacactggtgagaaaccttatacctgctcagtttgtgggcaaAGATTCTCTTGCAAGGGAaccttaaaaagacacacaagaacccacactggtgataaACCTTTTAACTGCTCCGTTTGTGGTGAAAATTTTGCTCATAAGGGAagcttaaaaagacacacaagaacccacacaggtgagaagccttttgcttgcttagTTTGTTGTCAAAGATTCTCTGACAagggaaatttaaaaatacacacaagaacccacactggtgagaaaccttatgCCTGCACAGTATGTGGGCAAAGATTTTCTCAGAAAGGGAACGTACTGaatcacacaagaacacacactggtgagaaaccttatgCCTGCACAGTATGTGGGCAAAGATTCTCTTGCAAGGGAaccttaaaaagacacacaagagcACACACTGGTGATAAACCTTTTAACTGCTCCGTTTGTGGTGaaaattttgctcagaagggaaccttaaaaagacacacaagaacccacactggtgagaaaccttatgTCTGCTCactttgtggtcaaagattctcTAAGAAGATTCAGGTCAAGAGacacaagtgtgctggtgaaGAATGCAGTAATCAAGAAACttaa